In Zootoca vivipara chromosome 15, rZooViv1.1, whole genome shotgun sequence, the genomic window TGTATGAGAGGTGGCAGCCTTATTCGTAAGAaacacagtgtggtgtagtggttagagtgtcaagctaggacaggcatggccaaacttggccctccagatgttttgggactacagttcccatcacctctgactcctggtcctgttagctagggatgatgggatttgtagtcccaaaacatctggagggccaaatttggccatgcctggactaggaccAATGGAGGCTAGTCCATGAGGGTGAATAGGGTAcggccccaccaacctcagtctgcccttagCCCTCCCCCCTTACCTACTTACAGCTAGTCCTGGTTCCTCCTCCATAGTGTCAGGGTACAGTCAAATGAAGGAGATCTTGCGTTAGTTGTTTCCTAATTATGCCAGTGCTTCAGTCCTGTTTTCTAACATTCTCTTCAaactgcagtacctgttgtgttatggTACTTTGGCTTTTTGACCGATATGCAGGCGCATggcactaaatttcattcacactggTGGGTGTGTTGGGGTGACGTCACTGGAACATGTCACTATTCCCCCACCCTTTCCGCACATGCCTGTTTCTATGCCCCCATGATTCCCCCATGAACACATTGGGGAAATAACTGCATGCTAGCATACTGCCCCCAATTTTGTCACTTTACTCCCTCCATTTTCTGGGTTGAGGGGCTTGCAAACaggtccccaccccccttcctggAATCAGAAAACACAGAATGGAGTGCTAAACATGCACTAAATTCCATAGGTTTTCCAGAACTGATTTTTATGCCATGTGGAAAGCTCAGCCGTGGTGCAGAAAATAACCTCAGGGAAACGGAATAACCAACTGTGTGAATACAGGCTCAGTGTTGCCACTGTAGAATTCAACAAGGAGGAGGGCAAAAGTGGAATTTGTGGGGGTTGGCCTGTAACTGACCTCCATGCTTCCCACCCCACCAATCCCAATGGACATCAACCACCACTGTCTAGGACGTGGGAGACATGGGTTCAACTGAGCTCTGAAATAGTGTTTGCAAATTatgtaagaaacaaataaaactgaTGACTAAGATGACCAAGGTTCTGGAAAGCAAGCCGTATGATGAGttgttgagggagctgggtgtgtttagcttggagaagaggagactgagacgagatatgatagccatcttcaaatatctaaaagactgtcacatagaagattgggcaagcttgttttcttctgctgcagagggcaggacccaaaacaATGGATTCACGTTACAaggacattaggaagaactttctgatggtaagataCTGTGTAAGATATAATGAGTATGATCTAGTTTCTTTGAAAACAAGCGGAAGTCTATTTTAGgtctttttatgtttgtttgtttgttttaattttcttttttctagtATGGGATGGGATACAAACTGTAATATAGTACTGTAGATTGTTGTATAAATTTGTGAAATATGTTCaataaagatgtgtgtgtgtgtgtgtgtgtgtgtgtgtatatatatatatatatatatatatatatatatatatatataggtttaaggttgtctaaatgaatatcttgaaatgcaaactagaaaatttaataaaaaaaaccattaaaaagaaaagaaaaccaacatCAAAAAGGACACATGTACAGACACACAACAGCATGGGCTGTCATATTCAGCACTGGCTGAAGCCTCTGAACATACATGGAGtgctgtgatgataaaatgggcaagagactttgggtataatattgaatatgacacGTGGTTGAAACTGTGGagtgaaacattgaaatttactgcatgtaccgctttgaaagaaaatgtaatgaaaatgatgtatagatggtacctaacaccagtaaaattagctaaaatgtatagaacaagtagtaaattgtgctggaaatgtaaagataaagatggtgaattttatcatatgtggtggacatgcgaaaaagttaaaatattttgggaaatgatatataatgaactgaaaaagatgtttaggtatacctttcccaaaaaaccggaagcTTTTCTACTGGGACTAATAGGAGAGGAATTAGTAAAaagagatcagagactatttatgtatgctataaCTGCggcaaggactttattagccccaaagtggaaatcacaagagataccgacgattgaggagtggcagacgaaaatgattgactatgcagagttagcaaagttgacctgcgggatctgTGACTAGGGAGAGACAAAGTACctaagggaatggagtaaattcattgactatatggagaagaactgtaggagtttaaagacacttgcaggactgaaataaatcctaaaaAACTGGTctaaaatgtgggtaaaaaggaattGCGAGATacgagtgagaaataaagccgaatgacgggagggagggaagtcagaactcggcagagcgaaatgaaATGAGATGGGTGAACATAAGATGAATTgcataaaaaaaattgtttttggtttttattttgtttgtttatttggaaaatggaataaaaaattattattattttttaaaaagtacatacaCGGAGTGCTGCAGTACTCACTCACCTTCCATCCGTTCTGTACCACATTGGTGGAGATGCCTACTAAGCTCAATAATGGAGGCGTCTTTTTTGAAGGTCAGGAGTGGCAACCTAACCCAGAGGGCAAGACCACCCCTTGGCAGCTTACCTCCTCAAAGAGTTCCAGGCTGTAGGTGTTATCATCATCCGCAAAGTAAACAATCCCCGGCTGGCTGTTGTTCTTGTTAAAGGTCTCTCGCAGCCACCGTAGGGCCAGGTTCCTCTGCATTGTCCCCCGGGGGATGCGGGGGTCCCTCATGTCCCCCCTCAGCTTGTAGTTGCGTGGGGTTTCCACGTTGAGGTGGGTGTAGTTCAACCCCGTGTCCCTCAGGAGCCGGGTGACAAGAGGGGTCCTCCGCTGGGAGTCCTCCACTAGGATCCAGTGCAAGTTCATCACGTGCAAAAAAGTGTTGGCCAACCGCGTCAACTCTGCCTTCTGGACCGGCCGGCTGTAGGTGGGCGTGACGACATGGATGGTGGGCAAGGCGTCCGACCAGGGAGGTGGTCGGGTGTAGACATACTCTGTCCTAACTACCTCCACGATGTCGCGGTCGGACAGGCAGTACTCCTTGGAGTCTGAGCCTTGGACAAAGTCACGGCGGGCATCTCCACCATCTTCTGCAGCAGAGCATGGGAAGGAGAAGGGCAGAGAAGGAACAACTGGTTAGTCTCCCTGGAGAAAGCTGAGAAGGCCGCTCAGAAGCAAGAAACTCTTCCAGTTTGGATTGTCGGGAGCAGAGACCAAACACTAGCAGGAAAGGATGGAGAGGGGACAAACTCAAGACACATCTGCATTACAGGAAGTTGACCGGATGATGctttggctcccttccaactctgcgattttATGATCTACACAGCTCTGCACCAAGACAATCTGGATTTTCCAATCCGCAACCATAATAACCATGCCTTCTCCTACATGCCCTCTCACTCCTCTCTCATATCCACTATGCTGGCTTTTAGATTGGAAGCTCCTTGGGACAGAGTCCTATAGTCTGGAAAATTGATGGTACTGTATAATTATCACCATCtatttttcacttttttttaaaaaaagaaagaaaatagaaaatgaaGACACATAACACGCGATGCAGGCCCAAATCtatcaatttttgtttctcttagtttcttgctttcccaatcttaaattcaattagccacatttccaaatcagtatttttaagtcctcgtgataattcatcagcattttaatgtgtgCTTCTCTGAACCtacacattttaaacacacatttttgcCTAATTACACATTTTTGTCAGCAGTCTCCTgtgtatatacaatatatatatagagagagagaagggggggagagtaTACATTTGGTGTGCTGTTTTCATTGATATCTATATTTTTACACATACTTCCCTCTAACATAGACATTTTTGTACCTTTTtttggttggggaactgcatcACAGCATTCGGAAAAAAGTGAATTTCTAGGAgaaatgtgttttggttcatgtgaTGTTTCAGAAGGGGTGACTTAGGTAGgtctgcattaaaatgcaaatgctgAACCAAAATTCTAATGTTTAGAATTTTGTTTAGCCATTAATTTCCACAGCAGAAAAAAATGTGGCATTTTGAAGAATACAATAGTCAACCAATACCTCCAAGAGAGCTGTGGAGAAGCCAAATGGAACCAGCCAGATTTGGGCAAAACAATGACTCTACTCTTAGGGCTACTGGCTGATTATTACTTTGTGAGGCCAACAGCACATGGCAGCCTGTTGATGTTTCACCCATGAGAGCTAATGGCAGCAGATGATCTTTTGATACTTCTAGAGAAGTTTTTGAGTGTTTCCTCTTAAAATAAATATAGTAGGAGCTTGGAGGACCTCCTGTTTCTTTCTGTTTATGCCGTGCTTGCCTTTTTGTAAATGAAAGCAAAATGTTACACAGTCACCATAAGTGCTCTCTTCtgtccaaaggaaaccaaactaGCTTGGAACTTCTCAGTAAATGGGGTAGCAAGGGGTGTGCAACAATATACTGTATACCAAAACACGGTGGTGACTGCCAACAGTTTATGGATGCTCATCATACTATCTCATTAGATTCCTGCAGCATCTTCTCTTTTGGTGTAGACTACAGATTATACCAAGTGAACAACAGGATCGCTAAATAGGGGCTACAGTTCAACCTGCTGTATCAGCAGGGGCTGCCCATTCTTGTCAATGGATTGTGGCTTCGGCAGAGGGCTCAATCCACATACAGTGCCCTTGCCCCAGAAAATCCTGTTCACACCATTGttggaaatattaaaaaaaaatgtccagtagcaccttagagaccaactaagtttgttcttggtataagctttcgtgtttTCTCCAGGGAAACCTGAACATTGTAGTTCTTGGAGACATGCGCGCTTAGGTGCCAGAGGTGGATACCGGGAACAGGTCACCAATAACTCACATGGCTTCAGTTAAGTTAACTATTTACTCAAAGAAACAAGACGAGCCCAGGAGGCCAGGTCTAGTGAGCACAGCCATTCTTCCTGGCAAAGTTTGCTCCTATGAgacagttgcaaggactgaaggttcccacctccccacagtCTGCACCCTTGGTTaattcccaagcaatctgaggctccgTCGTCTTGCCTGTATTTTATCAATCTGCAtttgctctcctctcctcccctgcccctggttctggactgctctctgccttagcctcttcctgctcactaaaacCTGTTCTctcttccgacacctcctcctccctcctcccagtctgctaccacatctccctctgaccactcatcatcccaCCATCAATTCCCTGGCTCTAAGCCTCCTTCAGTTGGGGGTTCCTGTGAAGGTTCCCccgctggtgcctcccaccacttttCTGCCTCCAGCCAGTACATGGCATTAGGCATCTCTGGAAAAGAATTCTCAGCACCGTCACCCAACTGCATTTCTCAAGATCCTTTTGAGGAAACCATGACAGTTCAAGCAATGCAAAGCCAAAGTTCCTAATCCAGATGTGGAAGTTGGAAGGAGCTGTCGCTGGGCACACCCAGCCGCAAGGCACCTGAAAGAGCAATGCTTCGCAACACATTATGGTGGCAGTTCATGTTTCCTAGCAAGATGGTACGAATAAGAATGCATGGTCTATTTTAGATTGTAGGCTCCTTGTGGGTGGAAACCCATCTGTTCGCAGCCTTGTGAAATGTGTGAGGCAACATGTACACTTCTGGCACTGAACGAATACAACTGCAGCAGCattaatgctaaataataataataatgataataataataataatttctgttcGCAATTACTCGAGGTACAATTGGACATGCTCTCTTGTGGTTGCAAGAAATTAGCTGCATGGCCATTCCCCATACTTTAAGGTTATTCAGAAAGGACTGAAATATAATTTCCCCACCAGTCTATTTACCAGTTAAAGGTCAGGTGTTTTTTTACGCTTTCCAGGAATGGCTAGCTGATTCATGGAGCCGTTTCAGTCAGCATACCAACAGCTCAACCACATTTTAATCCTAATGTAGTGAAACACTTTGTCCATAGCTTCATCTAAAAGGTGAAGAAATTTGTTTAGAAGAGCACTCCTGgttcagaccaatggtccatttaagtccagcatcctattctcagtgtgaccaagcagatgcctgtaggaagcccgGAAACAGGACAcgggtgcaacagcactcttcctgcTTGTGATTCCTAGTGACAGAAGTCAGAGGCAAATTGCCTCTGGTTATGGAGGTAGCTCGTAGCTGTTAAGACTAGTAGCAGCCTTCTCTTCCAAGGATTTCTCcaaacctctttttaaagccatccaacctcCATTTAACAGCATTTGCCAAAAGGTTATGACTGAACAGTCCCACATTTAACGCTGCATCTCGCTTCCGAGTTTGTATGCCAAGAACTGTTTGCATCCACACGAGCCTGCCCATTTTCTATGGCAGAGGTGACTGAGGTGATGCCCTCCGTatcagactccaattcccatcatccatagctgtTGACCTtgttgcctgggactgatggaagttgctgtccaaaatatctgaagttGGAGAAGCCTGTTCTAGCTTATGCCCCCCCAAATGCATTTGAGAGAGATCTAAAGTAATTGACACCAGCCTTTAGAGTTTGCATTGTGGTTCACATCAAAAGCCCAGCATAATCCAGAGTATATTGGACTAAAACCCTGGATAAACTGGTAAGGATTTTCTTTGTCGATTCTTATTAGACCTCAGGGATTATCAGTTTAGGACAGGGGAGAACTTGTAGTCCATTAGATGTTGCTtgactcttaactcccatcattAAAGGAGGAGGCGAGCCGTGTATACATCACCCATAACTCCTTAGAAGAAAAGTGTTGTAACTACAATAAACAAATGAGCTCCATAACTGTGGCCATACTAAACGGCACTaactaaattttattatttatatttatttgttatcAGTATTTTTATACCTCTCTCCAACCATATTCCCAGGATGGATTAAAAAACGtatttttaatgggaaaaaaaagaggaaatacaCCAAAATATAAAGTTAGCAGAAAATATACTTCCATGAATGAAGCATATACCAAAGGTTGTGTCATTGCATTCTACTTTATGGAAAGGTCAAAgagcagtagctcagtggcaacCACAAGGTTCCAGGTTTAGTCCTGAGCATCTCCAAGTgcagctgggaaagactcttcTCTGAAATGATGGGATTTTCCCtgttagtcagtgtagacaatgctgagctcagCTGACCAATGCTTAGGCTGGGCATAAGGCAACTTCTTGTTTCCACATGAGCCTGCCCTTTCACTGATATCATTTACTGCAGCTGTATATACCATGATTAGATGGGTGGTACCTGGAGATGATGCCTTTTTGGAGGAACACCTTCTTCAAGGATGTTCATCGAGACCAATGTTGTGGTTTATATAGGTGTCTGATAAAGACGGTCTCATTCTCCCCCCTGGCTTCTGCTTAGAAGCTGTCTGGTTGGGACGAGGTCTTAGCTCACGTGTATTGCACACAGAAGGTACCAGGGCCAACCCCTgacttccaggtagggctggggaaaatgCCTTgcatgaaactctggagagtccctGCTGgctgtgtagacaacactgagctgcatgggtcaatggtctgacttgacaaaaggcagcttccttatcCTTACCAGTCCTGGGAAGTTTAGGAATGCTAGTCCTTAACCTGTCACAGGTCACACTGTATCCGGGCTGCTCTTCCTGAGTTCTCTAGCTGTTTCTcttggctggggggtgggggaggtctgTGTGTGTCCTGTAGCCTGTCCTGACCCATCTCAACTAGCCCTTAGGTGTGGTGGAGGGAACGTCAGGATCACCAGTGCTAAGTAAAGTGAGGTTTCTCTACCTGACTGAGGGAGGGAACATCTTGTCCCTCGCCTCCTGCAGCAAAACCAGCCCTGTTGCTCCCACAAGATGCTGTAATGGCCAGGAGTTTAGAgggctttaaaaatgaaagatcTGACAAGAGTCATGGAGGATAAACCTCGTCTCCGTGGCCACAAGCCAAGAGAGATAAACGGAGAAGGAAatataactcagtggcagagctcggactttgcttgcagaaggaaCCAGGTCCTTGGCATCTCCTAGGTAAAATGATCAAGCAACATGGCTGAAAAGGAGCCCAGAGAGCCACTGGTTGTTTGACTTGACCAAGGTGGGAAACATATGTCATCGAGCCCTAGTGGATGGAGGCTAACATCTTGTGTACACTGCTTCCTGAACACGAAAAGAGCCTTGTTGGATCAAGCCAAGGGGagcctacctagtccagcatcctattttcagTAGGAAAatggcaagcaggatttgagcctgCGAggaaccctcccctcctgcagtttcgagcaactggcattcagaagcattgctgcctccgagcGGAGGCTGTACTAGATGCAGAATAAATGAGAGTATGTACACAGTCTAAGTAAAACCAACCCATATAAACTCCAAAACCGTTTCCACCCTGCAAGAAGCTTGGAAGAACGCTGTGTGGCTGTGAGCTGCCCGAGGATGAAAATGATCAGGGTGGTGATGGAAGAACTGGGAATGAGCCATGGGGGGTGTTGGGTTGGCGGTGGTGGAAGCAAGAGGTGGGCACAGCTGGCCCAGGCCGGTGGCTTTCTCCTCACCCTTGTGCACGGCAAGCAGCGGAGCAATGGTGCTTTGGTGCCACACGGTGATGAGCAGTGTCCAGGGAAGAACTATCAGCACGATAGCCAGGATGTCTCGACGCTTCGGCATCTCCAAGGCTGAAGGGACCCACAGCTCCTCATTACCTGACAGCGAGAACCCCAGAGACAGAACAGCAGAGGACATGGAGAACAGAGATAAATGGACAAGAAGGAACaacggcagagagagagagagagaggagagggcggCAGAAGGTGGCACGGCTCGTCGGTCTTACCAGTACTCACAACCcacccattgcacaagcaggtttgcagggacagctgctgccagaagaggaggaggaggaggaaggacaggCCGCTGCAAGCGGGGGACGTTCCTCCAGGAGCCGCCAGCGAGGAGGATTTCAGGGTCCCGTTTGGACAGAGGCCTGCAAGGGAAAGCagaaaggaagaggcagaaagaagTGCTTGAGGGTTGGGCGGGTTCAACGTTTCGCTTGCTAAAGCCTGCCTCGTGAGTTGCAGTATCAATCTGGGTCTTGACTTAGCCCTGGAACCTGTTAGTTAACAAGAGGGTGAAATCTTGCAAAGAGCCTTTCCTTTGCCACTGGGtatctacagcagggatggggaagctgaggccccccagatgttgtttgggACTCAGTCTGGTCAagagccagggataatgggagacaATTACTTTCATGAACACTGTTTCACTGTTTTTCTCTGCATTCAGTTTTTAAATGATTGTCAAGCTGCCTTGCGTTCTGGATTTCTAAGGCACTCCAGGACATCTTTTTAGGTGCAAAGCAATGAAGGAATGTAAATCATCACTGCCATCCAGCAACTTCCAGAGACCCATAGCTTCCCTGTCCCTGAACTACTGCCCTGCTGCTCTCACTGACTCATGGATGTGTCTGAGGCCTGATCCACACATGCCTCTTCCCCACTCTACACTGGTGACCCACAGCTTAGCAGCAGAGAAGGGAGTTGGGGAAATGGCACCAGGAAAGACGAGAAAAACTTGGGAGTTAGCCAGACATGGTGAGAGGACTTCGTGGTGGCTGCTGGGTCCTCCTGCGGTAAAAGAGGTTGCCTGAGTTATTTTTAATTTGACAAGTCATGTCAGGCCAAGTGCATCTAAGCACACACAGAGTGCTTGAGTGGGTGGAAGGAATGGCATGCAAATTGTGGGTGTGTACACAGTGTGCTTCCCATTTGGCTGTTGTTAAACTACACCGAGAACTTGTATATTTTGTCACCTGCTGTAAACACCACCACCCTGTCCCTGCTAAACATTCTTGGATAATTTCCTTCAGTCTAggtcagacacccccaaactgcggccctccagatgttttggactacaattcccatcatccctgaccactggtcctcttaggtagggatcatgggagttgtaggccaaaacatctggagggctgcagtttgtggatgcctggtctaggtcatttgctctgtattttataattttatgatgttttgacaattttttttgtatcctctcccccccccccaaattgacaGATTATAACTGCTCTtataataagtaagtaagtaagtaagtaagtaagtaagtaagtaagtaagtaagtaagtagcaGAGTGCCCTTGAGCATGGGCAAAGGGTACCCTGTCAACCATGTTGTTATTTTATGCTCCTCtttgtttatatgccacctttcagcCAAAAAAAGTCTCCCTGCGGCCGCCGTGGCTCAAAGATTAAATGCAGGAAGGCAAATACAAACAATGCaaatgataaaaatttaaaacaaaacaacaaaactgaaaccGACCCATTCACTCATCCCCATTCAAAGAGAGGCCAACTCTTTAACAACAGCTAATCAATAATAACTTCACAGGATATTGCTGAAGCAATACCTCATGTGCTTCTAGCTTGCACTCTTCATAAAGATTTGAGGGGTGATGTTATTACTCCTCTACTACTATCCATACCAGgttgctcaaccattgctactgtgtcctttcttctagcagatcaagataacaaggtgacagcaaaaactgcaaattttttagcaggggcaattagaataagaccTATTGTTTGATTATTGATTTAAACCTCCAGACTGTATTTTGTagagttaagtttttacctctattttcagtacattttattttattgctatggctagtggctgatgaaaataaagattcttctgattttcATTATTCATGGGGAAGACATTATAATGGATTCTCCATCCCCCCTCCCATCCTCTAAGGATCTGGGAAATCccatgacattttttaaaaattgaaaaatatCAACATGAGTCCACCTTTACACACCTCCGTCCCACAAGAAATCCCACATCAAGGGTAACCTACAAGGTGTCTTCCAGTTGCTTTATACCGCAACTGGCATCATGGCCCAATGGACTCCAGTCTCGTCCAGCATGGCCTTACAGGaagtgatccatctagctcagtattgtctacactgattggcagggtttctccagggtttcaggcagggaatttcCCCCAGTCCTAAGCTGGACATGGaaactgaatgcaaagcagatactctaccactggtCTTTCCCCCTATggtgctggggctggtgggagctgtagtccaaaatatatggaaggcaccaggttgggtaagGTTTCCCTAGATTGTCCCCTGGTTTCACGCAGGCTCCTCTCCTGACTGCTTCCATTCCTCCACCGTGAAGCATCCAAGGCTAGAGTGCATTAAA contains:
- the B3GAT1 gene encoding galactosylgalactosylxylosylprotein 3-beta-glucuronosyltransferase 1, producing the protein MSSAVLSLGFSLSGNEELWVPSALEMPKRRDILAIVLIVLPWTLLITVWHQSTIAPLLAVHKEDGGDARRDFVQGSDSKEYCLSDRDIVEVVRTEYVYTRPPPWSDALPTIHVVTPTYSRPVQKAELTRLANTFLHVMNLHWILVEDSQRRTPLVTRLLRDTGLNYTHLNVETPRNYKLRGDMRDPRIPRGTMQRNLALRWLRETFNKNNSQPGIVYFADDDNTYSLELFEEMRTTRKVSVWPVAFVGGLRYESPKVNAAGKVYGWKTVFDPHRPFAIDMAGFAVNLRLILQRPQAYFKLRGVKGGYQESSLLRELVTLNDLEPKAANCTKILVWHTRTEKPVLVNEGKKGFTDPNVEI